The Marinomonas sp. CT5 genome contains the following window.
TTTGCTTCGCGCCGGCCTTATGAGCAAATTCTTTGGCGTTCTCTAAGACGAGTTTGCCGTGTTCTAAGGCAAGCTTGGCGCGTTTTGCATCCAATGCAACGAGCTCTTCTAATAGATGCTCTCGGCTGCCAAGTCCAATTGAACCAGAAAGGTCCTCATCCGTTCTTACCGTTTCTTTTTCGAGAGAGTGCATTAAGGTTAATGGCGAGCCCAATTGTTTCGCCGCCCAGACAGATGCTGTGGTGACGCACTCAGATAGAGAAGAACCATCGATACAGGCAATTACATTAGTCATATTGCACTCCTTGTTTAGGTCTTTGCACAACGACTGAGCCTGCCATTACTTTGTTAAAAAATAGACTGAAAATGTTAGCTTATCAGCTATGCTTTCTCGTTTATTTTTGCATTGTCTTGGCTTCGCTCGTAACCTTGTGCAAAGAACTTAATTATTATTCGGCGGCTATTAATGACCGCCCATTACTTTCTCAACTTCTTCAGGGTTATTGTGCACCCCAAATTTATCAACAACGGTTGCGCTGGCTTCGTTCATTCCAACGAGTTCAACATCAGCGCCTTCGCGACGGAATTTAATGACAACCTTATCCAGTGCGGATACGGCGGTAATATCCCAAAAATGTGCTTCAGTAAGATCAATCGTAACGCTTTCAACCGCTTCTTTAAAATCAAAAGACGCATTAAATTGATCTGACGACGCAAAAAACACTTGTCCGACTACTTTATAAGTGCGATGTCCTGTTTTGTCACCTTGTTCACTTTTTACGACCATAAAGCGACCAATCTTATGAGCAAAGAATAATGAAGCAAGTAATACTCCGACAAAAACACCGATCGCCAAATTGTGTGTGGCAACGACGATAGACACGGTTGCTAACATAACAATATTAGTTGATAGCGGATGTTTTTTCAGGTTGATAATGGACTCCCAAGAGAAAGTACCAATAGACACCATAATCATGACAGCGACCAAAGCGGCCATCGGAATCTGACCGATTAAGTCGTCTAAGAAAACCACCATGATCAATAGTAAGAAGCCGGCAATAAAGGTAGAAAGACGACCGCGACCGCCGGACTTCACATTGATGACGGACTGGCCAATCATGGCGCAACCCGCCATACCACCTAAAAGCCCCGATGCGATATTGGCTACCCCCTGGCCTTTACATTCACGGTTCTTATCACTGCTGGTATCAGTAAACTCATCCACAATGGTCGCCGTCATCATAGACTCTAATAAGCCGACAACCGCCAGACCTAATGAATAAGGCAAAATAATCCATAGTGTTTCAAGGTTAAGTGGAACATCTGGCCATAAGAAAATTGGCAGTGTATCGGGCAGTTCGCCCATGTCGCCCACTGTGCGAATGTCTAACCCATAAACCATTGCAAAGGCAGTTAGTACAACGATACAAATTAGTGGAGAAGGGAAAGCTTTACCGATAACAGGAAGTAATGGAAATAGATAGATGATTCCTAAGCCTGCCGCCGTCATCGCGTATACATGCCAAGTAACATTGGTTAGTTCGGGTAATTGAGCCATAAAAATCAAAATGGCCAAGGCATTTACAAACCCCGTTACGACGGATCGCGAAACAAATCTCATTAGTGCCCCGAGTTTTAAATACCCAGCAATAATTTGGAAAACACCTGTGAGCAGGGTTGCTGCCAGTAAATACTGCAAACCGTGATCTTTGACTAAAGTAACCATTAGTAGAGCCATTGCCCCTGTCGCTGCAGAAATCATGCCAGGACGGCCGCCGAAGAACGAAATGACAACAGCGATACAAAAAGAGGCATACAAACCTACTTTTGGATCAACGCCAGCAATGATAGAAAACGCGATAGCTTCAGGTATCAACGCAAGTGCAACCACAGTACCGGCGAGAGAATCGCCTTTAATGTTTGAGAACCAGTCTTGTTTTATCGTATCGATCATGTATTACCTTCTGAATAAAGTGGAGCAATTAAGCAGGTGCTATTTGGTTAGCAGTTTGCTCTATAGGCTTCTTATCTCGTTAACCTGTTTTATAAAAAATAAGCTCGGAATGTTACGCCATGATTTGGAGCTACATAAAAAGCTTCCATTAAGGCTCATTGAGTGAGTCAAGAGACTCCGAAAATAGGCATCGCGCAGCGTTGGATTCTTAAGTGTTTAAGATCTGTGCCCGAAAGTGTGCAAATTATAAAGAGTTGGCCTATGCATGGCAATCCTAATAGGACGCAAGAGCCTTGCGATTCATCGAGAAGAGTAAAAAGCAGAACATAAATAAGATGATTGTACCAAGGTACAATAGTCATCTTGGCTTTTCTGCCCTATCTTGAGAGTAATTATAGAACTAATACGACTTACTTTTAGTCTTCATTTTTAGGAAACGTATCATGAGCGACAGTCAAGTATCATTTGCAACACAAGGCAGCGCGATCGGTTTTATCTCCAAAATAACAGGTTCAGTGACCATTCAATCCATTGATGGTCAGGAACGAGTGGTGAAAGTGGGCGATCCGGTTTTCTTTGGTGAGACGGTATTGACTGGTGCAAGTGCTAGTGTGGTTATTTCCTTTGTGGATGGAACTGAAGTCGAGATTGGAAGAGAGTCGGTCGTTGAAATAACCAACGAAGTATACAACACTGGTGATAACGAAGAGTTGGTTGCAGACTCTTCAACTGATCCTAATGCACTACAGCAAGCAATTCTTTCTGGTCAAGACCCTACTCAAATTCAAGATGCTCCAGCCGCGGGCGATGCTCAAGCAGAACAAGATCGTTTTGATGTCGATATTGATAGAAACGATAATAGCGCCCAACCTACATTTGGTGCTGATTCCTTCAATGCACTACCAACTTTTGGCAATGACACGGATGTAAATAGTTTTGGTCGTGGTCAGCAAAATGAATCGACATATCAAGCTCCTTCTACGTCTACTAGGTCAAGTATTACGTCATCAGGAGAATCTACGCCTAATCCTTCAACTGTTAACCAAGCTCCTACAGTGGAAAATCAGCAGGCATCTGTAACAGAAGACTTAACAATAAGTGGAACGATCAGTGCCACTGACCTTGACCTTCCTGCTGACAAAACACTCACTTTCACAACGACTTCCACTGTAACTGGGTTAACGTTTAATAGTGATGGTAGCTATAGTTTTGATGCTTCTTCCTATGATGAGTTATCAGTAGGCGAGAAAAAAGAAATCTCAATAAACGTTATTGCAACTGATGATCAAGGAAGCCAAGGGACAGGTCAATTAAACATTACGGTTACTGGAACAAATGATGCGCCTGTTGCCCAGGCCTCCGCCGCAATTGTGCGAGAAGGCTCTATTGTCAGTGGTGCAGTTACCGCTGAAGATGTAGACCTTCCTGCTGATGCCTCTCTAACATTTACCCTTTCAGAAGAAGTGAAAGGCTTAACTTTTAATGAAAATGGCACATACCAATTTGATGCCTCTAATGAAGCCTATAGTAATTTGGCTGCGGGTGAGCGACTAACACTTAAAATCCCCGTAACGGTCACCGATGATCAAGGAGCAACCGACACCACAAGGCTTACAATTAATATTGTAGGTACAGACGATGCGCCAGAGGTTGCAGGCACGTTCACAGGTGCGGTGACCGAAGGTAACGAAGGTGATGCGGCCGTGACGGCGACAGGCACGATCAGCATCAGCGATGTGGATGCGGATGACAGCCCAGCGTTCGCCGACACCACAAGCCCAGTGCAAGGTACTTACGGTAGCCTGACTCTGGTAGACGGTGCGTGGACGTACACCTTGGATCAAAGCAAGGTTCAAGACTTGGATGGTGCGAAAGATGGCCAGCCAGCGGACCAAGTGACAGACACGATCACACTGACAGCCGATGATGGCACGACCCAAGACATCGTGATCACCATCACAGGTACAGACGATGCNNNNNNNNNNNNNNNNNNNNNNNNNNNNNNNNNNNNNNNNNNNNNNNNNNNNNNNNNNNNNNNNNNNNNNNNNNNNNNNNNNNNNNNNNNNNNNNNNNNNAACTTGGGATTCTTTTTACGCGCCTGAGGTGAGACGGTCATACGCCATAAAGCATCTCCGTCACCGTATTCTTCGACGACCTCATACACAGTATTACTGCGTTTAGGTATCAACCAATGCCGCTCATTGCCTTCATCCATTAAAGTATGCATTAGATTGGCACTCCAGAAGTTCCGGTCTAGCAATGTGGTGCTGCGATCAGGAATTTTATCGAGCATGGCTTCTGCCAAAGGTGTTTCAGCTGTTTGATAGTTGCCCACTTGAGCATCTAAAATGACATGGGAATGTGTATTCATCAGCGCGACACAACGTAGTAGCGGATAAGCACTTTGTTTTACGGTTGCGTTGCTGGCACTACCAAAATGCGCTTGTAGGTCGGGCGTGTCAGGCGTACGAAAAATAACCCCATCCATAGCGAAAACTTGTAACCCTTGCCAATCATCCTGAGCAAATCGTTCATTAGCCCAATGCTCACCAGTGCGCTGAAAAAGCCATTGCATAGGACTAGCTCCAAGGCGCTGCCTTGCTTGGGATATCCCGCTTTTAGCAATAAGTTGCTCAGAAGAGAGCCCTTCAGAACATATATTTAATCGTCTAGCCACTTCCTCAATCGACTCATCTCGAAAAAGAGCCATACCTAGGACCAGCCAAAGAACTTGGTCTTCAGGTAATCGGCGGCGCCTAATGGTTGCTTTTGAAGAAAGCGTTAATGCCGATTCAATCCATTTGACAGGTATGTTTTGAGTGAAAGTTGAATGATTCGAGAAGGAATGAAGTTCATCAATACTGAGTAAGAGCTGTTGAATAGACACAAAAAAATCCGATTAAGACATGCTTAATCGGATTTTCTGAGGCTGTTCAATTAAATGCAACCCTTAAGTGAACAGCATTACCCCATTGCCTCCCATGCTCATGCAAGAGTTAATCGGGCATCATGAATATTATAACGACCTAAATGAACGCGTTGCGAGACAGGACGAAAAACTCAAAAAACTGATTGATAGTCATAGTTATGCTCAACTTCTTATGTCTATCCCTGGTGTAGGGACACTGACAGCGGCACAGTGCTTATCGGATATCCCCAACGTGAACGAATTTAAAAATGGACGGCATTTTTTTGGGAAGTGGATTGTGGCGTTGCGAGCAAAGAAACCTTTTAACGTTGCCGTGGTGGCATTGGCGAATCAGTTAGTACGAATAGCTTGGTCAGTATTAAAGACACAACAAGCGTTTGAAATAAGAGTATAACCCGAGTTTGCAGATGATAAAAAAGATGACAGAACAGTCAGACCACTAGATTGAAGGCCTGACATAAAAAACAGCAGAAAATGCTATGTTTTTTTTGAGGACAATCTAGCTCAAACCAACCTCGTTATCGAAAATATCATTTGCAATAACGAGGCGGACCATGCATTATTGTTTCTAAAATGACATTAGCTGTCTTTAACTGCGTAAATGCCCTTTAGGTTTCTAAAGAAACCTTTGTAGTCCATGCCATATCCGAATAAGAAGCGATCAGTGACATCTGTTCCTATGTAGTCAGGAGTCATGTCTGTTTTTCTGTCATGTAGTTTGTTGATCACTGTTGCTGTATAGACACCACTTGTTTCTTGGTCTTCTAGCCATTTGATAATAGCTTGAAGGGTGTGTCCTTGATCGAAAATGTCATCAACAACCAGAACGTGTCTGTCTTTTAATTCAGTTTGAGGGTAGCTTAGCCAATTTAATGATGTGCCTTCTGTTTCCATTCCATAGCGAGTCGCATGAATATAATCAAGCTCTAATGGAAAGTTTAAGCGTTCTATTAGAGCAGCTGTAGGAATGAGTCCGCCATTCATCACACAAAGAACAAGAGGGAGCTTATCTGCTAGATCTGTTGTTATTTGTGTTGCCATCTTATCAAGGGCTTCGTTAAGTTTTTCCTCGTCGACTAAGCAATCTGCTTCATCTAAAATTTTGTTTAGGTTGTGGATTGTGTTCGTCATAGTGAGCCCTATCGTATAATTTTGCGCGATTTTACATTAATCCTGACCAGATGCTAAGTTTTTTACATTGTGTAGTGTTGCGCAAAGGCATATTGACGCGAGAACAATTAACCAAGAGCTTTGCAACCAGATAAGAAAAATCGGAATGGCTGCGAATGCGCCATAAACTACTTGGTAGTTTGTGAAAAATTGTGCGAATGAGCTAAATATAGTGTTAAGAATATATAGACCGATGCTCCCAGCTAAGGCGGAAATAGCTGCCCATTTTATTGAAACCTCCGCATTTGGTGTTAAGAAGTTTAGGGTTAAGAGCATTAAAAAATATAATCCGACGGTGCCAAGCTCAAGTAAATAGTGAATTAATGCATTTGTTTGGGTGTCATAAATTTGTATGGAAATTAAAGTGCCATATAAACTGAGTGAGCTAGCGAAAAGAATTGGCCCTAGAGTCAGAATGGCCCAATATGTTAGTAATCTTTCTCTGATTTTTCGTGTCTTTTTTATTTCCCATATAGATTGAACGCTGCTTTCAAAGTTGTTTAGTAAAAGTAGAGCTGTTACAAAAAGGGCGATTAGTCCTGCGATAGGTAAGTTTTTTGTTTGTGTTGAGAATTTGATCAAATAGGGCAGCATTGTATCGCTGGTTCCGGGGGCTAGGTGCTTTTCAATAAGAGAAAATAGTTGTGATTGCATCGCTTCTAAGGCAGGTGTAAAGCTTAGTATGCCGACAATAATGGTAATAATTGGTACGGCTGCAAGGAGGCTAGATAAGGTTAGCTGTGCAGCTTTCTGTGAAAGATTACTTTTTTTAAATCTTGCAATGGTCAGGTGTCCATATCGCTTAAGGGTGAGTGTAAGGTATCTTAGGTGTTCAGGCATGATCATTGAACTCTATAAAGTGAATATAATGATATTACAGCTTAAGGTACAATATTGAAAACTTCACTTTTATGCACATTGCACAAACATAGTGCAATACGACTCCTTTTGGCGCATTGTACTTGTGCTATCAGAATTCTACTTGTATTATTCGCCTTGTTCCTTTTGTGATATTTGTGCTGCGGATTAGTAGATCTAAGCTATTCTAGGTTCCATAGTTGCAAATAGTCATTTTTAGCCCAGTTTACTGGGCTTTTTTATGTCTATTAGTTGACGATTGCTATTCCATCTCTATAATAGCCCACCACATGAAATGTAATGACCTTAGTTCCGTTAGCTCAGTTGGATAGAGCAACCGCCTTCTAAGCGGTAGGTCACTGGTTCGAATCCAGTACGGAGCACCATTTCAGTCCATTACTTTAATTAATTTTATTTAGGTTTTGTTGGCTGTAATTGAATAGATGTCTCGTTGATAACGAGGCTGCCAACAAATTAAAGCAAGTTCCCGAGAGGAAGTTTTATGCAAGTTTCTGTAGAGACAACGTCTCCAATCGAGCGCGTTCTAACAATCAGTGTTCCAGCTGCTCGTGTTGACGAAAAAGTAAATTCTGAAGTGGCTAAAACAGCGAAAACAATTCGCATTGATGGTTTTCGTAAAGGAAAAGTTCCAGTAAGTGTTGTTAAGAAACGCTACGGACAAGGTATTCGTATCGATGCTGTAGAG
Protein-coding sequences here:
- a CDS encoding SulP family inorganic anion transporter — protein: MIDTIKQDWFSNIKGDSLAGTVVALALIPEAIAFSIIAGVDPKVGLYASFCIAVVISFFGGRPGMISAATGAMALLMVTLVKDHGLQYLLAATLLTGVFQIIAGYLKLGALMRFVSRSVVTGFVNALAILIFMAQLPELTNVTWHVYAMTAAGLGIIYLFPLLPVIGKAFPSPLICIVVLTAFAMVYGLDIRTVGDMGELPDTLPIFLWPDVPLNLETLWIILPYSLGLAVVGLLESMMTATIVDEFTDTSSDKNRECKGQGVANIASGLLGGMAGCAMIGQSVINVKSGGRGRLSTFIAGFLLLIMVVFLDDLIGQIPMAALVAVMIMVSIGTFSWESIINLKKHPLSTNIVMLATVSIVVATHNLAIGVFVGVLLASLFFAHKIGRFMVVKSEQGDKTGHRTYKVVGQVFFASSDQFNASFDFKEAVESVTIDLTEAHFWDITAVSALDKVVIKFRREGADVELVGMNEASATVVDKFGVHNNPEEVEKVMGGH
- a CDS encoding retention module-containing protein: MSDSQVSFATQGSAIGFISKITGSVTIQSIDGQERVVKVGDPVFFGETVLTGASASVVISFVDGTEVEIGRESVVEITNEVYNTGDNEELVADSSTDPNALQQAILSGQDPTQIQDAPAAGDAQAEQDRFDVDIDRNDNSAQPTFGADSFNALPTFGNDTDVNSFGRGQQNESTYQAPSTSTRSSITSSGESTPNPSTVNQAPTVENQQASVTEDLTISGTISATDLDLPADKTLTFTTTSTVTGLTFNSDGSYSFDASSYDELSVGEKKEISINVIATDDQGSQGTGQLNITVTGTNDAPVAQASAAIVREGSIVSGAVTAEDVDLPADASLTFTLSEEVKGLTFNENGTYQFDASNEAYSNLAAGERLTLKIPVTVTDDQGATDTTRLTINIVGTDDAPEVAGTFTGAVTEGNEGDAAVTATGTISISDVDADDSPAFADTTSPVQGTYGSLTLVDGAWTYTLDQSKVQDLDGAKDGQPADQVTDTITLTADDGTTQDIVITITGTDDA
- a CDS encoding IS4 family transposase, with the translated sequence MSIQQLLLSIDELHSFSNHSTFTQNIPVKWIESALTLSSKATIRRRRLPEDQVLWLVLGMALFRDESIEEVARRLNICSEGLSSEQLIAKSGISQARQRLGASPMQWLFQRTGEHWANERFAQDDWQGLQVFAMDGVIFRTPDTPDLQAHFGSASNATVKQSAYPLLRCVALMNTHSHVILDAQVGNYQTAETPLAEAMLDKIPDRSTTLLDRNFWSANLMHTLMDEGNERHWLIPKRSNTVYEVVEEYGDGDALWRMTVSPQARKKNPK
- a CDS encoding hypoxanthine-guanine phosphoribosyltransferase, whose product is MTNTIHNLNKILDEADCLVDEEKLNEALDKMATQITTDLADKLPLVLCVMNGGLIPTAALIERLNFPLELDYIHATRYGMETEGTSLNWLSYPQTELKDRHVLVVDDIFDQGHTLQAIIKWLEDQETSGVYTATVINKLHDRKTDMTPDYIGTDVTDRFLFGYGMDYKGFFRNLKGIYAVKDS
- a CDS encoding YihY family inner membrane protein; the protein is MPEHLRYLTLTLKRYGHLTIARFKKSNLSQKAAQLTLSSLLAAVPIITIIVGILSFTPALEAMQSQLFSLIEKHLAPGTSDTMLPYLIKFSTQTKNLPIAGLIALFVTALLLLNNFESSVQSIWEIKKTRKIRERLLTYWAILTLGPILFASSLSLYGTLISIQIYDTQTNALIHYLLELGTVGLYFLMLLTLNFLTPNAEVSIKWAAISALAGSIGLYILNTIFSSFAQFFTNYQVVYGAFAAIPIFLIWLQSSWLIVLASICLCATLHNVKNLASGQD